In Fusarium oxysporum f. sp. lycopersici 4287 chromosome 12, whole genome shotgun sequence, one DNA window encodes the following:
- a CDS encoding hypothetical protein (At least one base has a quality score < 10): protein MATNQSPPLVPAGPLLVPVQLIPRRNARSKQRFHRLSKPKVRSGCLTCKTRRVKCDEGKPACARCIRGDFVCDGYETKPTKHETVLVPPSQVVPIKFLPLAPSTLPGLDGHSVPYLDAFRYHVAPELSGSFYMDFCEGTILTGVHQDDSIRQLVLALGALTLAIADDARDTQQSIVQSKPSPLKVWGPSSVKNRNHAASLKHYLKGVQGLRERLKLDPAHVSVRTMTVMTILMALFEILQGNHRSVDSILKSVTALLNEHLAHQRSTEGSKDEITSVQHTFLCFSMMCQYSRQIISAIPIYMQIKTVSATEPPVFGVDLPKSLLGRWRLFNSAMMAYVGQAHDVVALKDTEFIKSFHQRGRILYKQALSWGEVIRAYLKSNLDEEHLHRLKLLEIHCVIAEIHLDCILVPCDLSYDRYEKTFKALLDDCTAWLKQQVRNGVPRHITLGEGILLPLSGIVRLCRVHDVRMEALYLMQSVTWQEGAWDPQFLALGELGTVVMEERGREESGFIPASSRWLWVSNVDGESEGGDPHGFYVSRFLDENGQPVIRAIPYDSAWWDEVCAISGCEKDHASRSREVFHRVKAR from the coding sequence ATGGCGACCAATCAGTCTCCTCCCCTCGTTCCTGCAGGGCCCTTGCTCGTCCCCGTCCAACTGATCCCACGACGAAACGCGCGATCCAAGCAGCGCTTTCATCGCCTCAGCAAGCCCAAAGTCCGCAGTGGTTGCTTGACCTGCAAGACACGTCGCGTCAAGTGTGACGAGGGCAAACCAGCGTGTGCGCGGTGTATTCGCGGAGATTTTGTATGCGATGGCTATGAGACGAAGCCTACAAAGCATGAGACTGTGCTGGTGCCACCATCGCAGGTTGTGCCGATAAAGTTCTTGCCGCTTGCTCCGTCAACGTTGCCTGGGCTCGATGGGCATAGTGTACCGTATCTCGATGCCTTCCGGTATCACGTGGCCCCAGAGCTTTCTGGTAGTTTTTACATGGATTTCTGCGAGGGGACGATTCTTACTGGTGTGCACCAGGATGACTCCATTCGTCAGCTGGTGCTAGCACTTGGCGCCTTAACCCTTGCCATCGCTGATGACGCGCGGGATACACAACAGTCTATTGTCCAATCGAAACCTTCGCCTCTTAAGGTTTGGGGCCCAAGCAGTGTCAAGAACAGAAATCACGCTGCTTCGCTCAAGCATTACCTCAAGGGTGTCCAAGGTCTCCGTGAGCGATTAAAGCTCGACCCAGCGCACGTCTCTGTACGGACCATGACGGTCATGACGATTCTGATGGCCTTGTTTGAGATCTTGCAGGGGAATCATCGGTCGGTGGACAGTATACTGAAAAGTGTGACTGCTCTTCTGAACGAACATCTTGCGCATCAAAGGAGCACAGAAGGCAGTAAGGATGAGATCACGTCGGTTCAACATACATTCCTCTGCTTTTCTATGATGTGTCAATACTCACGACAAATCATATCGGCCATACCGATCTACATGCAGATAAAGACAGTGTCTGCCACAGAACCGCCAGTATTCGGGGTAGACTTACCAAAGTCGCTTCTTGGTCGGTGGAGGTTGTTCAACAGTGCTATGATGGCGTATGTAGGACAGGCCCATGATGTAGTGGCACTGAAAGACACGGAATTCATCAAGTCATTCCATCAACGTGGCCGAATTCTGTATAAACAAGCTTTGTCGTGGGGTGAAGTGATCCGGGCCTATCTTAAGAGTAACCTTGACGAGGAACATCTTCACCGCCTGAAGCTATTGGAGATACACTGCGTCATAGCAGAGATTCACCTAGATTGTATTCTTGTACCATGCGACTTGTCATATGATCGGTACGAGAAGACATTCAAAGCTCTGCTTGACGATTGCACGGCGTGGTTGAAGCAGCAGGTACGCAATGGCGTTCCTCGTCATATCACTCTGGGAGAGGGTATACTGCTTCCTCTGTCGGGTATTGTCCGCCTATGTCGAGTCCACGATGTCCGCATGGAGGCGCTCTATCTCATGCAAAGTGTCACCTGGCAGGAAGGTGCTTGGGATCCTCAATTTCTCGCTCTGGGAGAGCTTGGTACCGTGGTGATGGAGGAGCGGGGGAGGGAAGAGAGTGGGTTTATACCGGCGTCTTCGAGGTGGCTTTGGGTGAGTAACGTGGATGGGGAAAGCGAAGGTGGCGATCCTCATGGCTTCTACGTTTCCAGGTTCTTGGATGAGAATGGACAGCCTGTTATACGTGCGATACCATACGACAGCGCATGGTGGGACGAGGTATGTGCTATTTCAGGTTGTGAGAAGGACCAtgcttcaagatcaagagaGGTGTTTCACCGTGTCAAGGCTAGATAG